Genomic segment of Methanolobus mangrovi:
CCGGAACTGCGAAGGAAATATATGCGAGACCCAGAACCGGAAGCTGCACTCAAAGTGTTACGCCAGTTCTGCCAGCATTGTGATGTGTATGCTGCAATAGTCCTTATCCCCGGAGTCAATGACGGGGATGTTCTTGAAAAAACATTATATGACCTTGAGGAAATGGGAGCAAAAGGAGCCATACTCATGCGCTTTGCCAACAAGACCGAAGAAGGACTTATACTTAACAATGCCCCGGTCATGGAAGATATTCAGACGCACAGCATAGATGAGTTTGTACAAATTGTCCGTGATGCTTCTTCAAAGCACAACCTGCGCATCACCGGAACACCACTTGAAGATACACTTATTGGCTCCCCATATGCCATAAGGAATGAAAAGGAAGCACTTGGCAAGCTTCCGGAAATCAGAAAAGATGCTACAATCCTTTCCAGCAGAGCTTCGCAGGAAAGGCTTCAGGAAATTTTCACAAAACTTGGAAGTTCAGTCAATGTCGTTGCGGTTGACAAGGACATTGGATGTCTTATCACTATCGAAGACCTGAAAAAACTCAATCTCAAAGATGTAAAAGAAACAATCGTAATACCCGGAAGGGCATTTGTACATGACCCTGAAGCAGTAGCAGCACTTTCCAGAGATGGCATTTCACGTTTTGTCCGTAGGGGACCGGAAATGCTTACATATGACGGAGAGATGTCAATAGGCCTTTCAAAAGAAGATGTTCTTGAATTTGAGATAGAACAAATCACCGAGCTTATTCACGCAATAAATGCCATTGGGATACCTTTGAAAGAATAAACTGGAAGACTAAACCACAAAAATAACTAAATAACAGCAGATTCGGGCTACATGAACTCCATAAGCCCGGTCTGCTTTGAGCGATCATTCTCAAAAAGAGATTTCATATCCAGTCCAATAATTTCTATTCTTTGTTTTGTATAACTTGAGACATTGTAATCGTGAGCTACTTTCTTTGAGACCTCAAGATACTTTTTCACGGACCCTTCATGAACAGTTAGTATTACGCTTCCACCGCATTTGGGACATACACCTGTAAGCGGTGGTCTGCGAAACTTTGCGGCACACTTGAGACACCTTGTGCTCTGGCGGGAAAATGCCCTGAGATTGCCGAACATGTCAGGCAGGAAGTGAGATATGAGCACCCTTTCAGCCACATTTGAAGCATCAACTGCACGTATCTTATCTGCCAGCGCAAGCTGTGCATCCATCTTCTCCACCATGCTTCCAAGGGTCTTGTAGGCACTATGAAGAGGACCTGAAGCGATATTATTAGTAGAATGGGTGAACATAAAATGATCATATTGTTCAGGAGTCCCAAGTCTGCGACTTATGAGGTCTATTTTGCCCTCTAATTCCTTGGGGTTTGTGTAGTTCAGGGTCGCTTCATAGAATGCAAGAGGATAATGATCACATACATCAATGTTATGCGCCTCCTTGTCAACCTCGCTTGGATCTATACGAGTGGTAAGTACAAGAGGTGCATCCATTTTACCACCTCGCTTTTCAGGCAGGTAATCCCTTGAGAAATTGATCAGCCCATCCATCAGCAGCATGACACAATCTTCATCACCATCACAGTTTCTCCTTTTTGCTGCATGGAAGAACGGATGCGCATAACCCACAGATGCCTTGGTGAAACCTACAAGTCTTCCAAGGACACCTGCTGAAGTATGCGGTGCGAGTCCCATAAGCATTACACCTACAAGATCATCAATGGTCCTGGCATTATAGTAAGATTCCTCATGATAATACTTCACAAGCAAATCATCAATGTACTTGCTAATTCTCAGGAGATATTCACCACAATCATACGAAACAACAAGATCCTGCACTTTAAGGCAAACTACCTGATCCTCTGTTTCAATGGGCTTGCCATATATATCCTCTGTGTACCCCAGTTTCTTCAGTTTCTCAACAGTTATGCTAAGTTCATCGGCACGGATATGCGTAAGCGGAATGTCGGACATGTCATACCTGACCGTCCCGTCCTTGAAAGTAAAAAGATCATGTTTTGCCCGCAAGATACCTTTTTCAAGAGGTTCCGGAGTCATTGTCCCGGACATCATGCGCTTGACACCTTTTACCTCGATATTTGTATCCCTCTCACCAAGGTTTTCAAAAGCGGCCTGGTAGACCTCCTTGAAATCAATATTCTGCATTTTTACGCATGTTGTTTTCGAACCGCATTTTGGACACAGATCTTTCTGTACGGATATACCACACCTCGGACATGACAATTTAGGTACTGTGAATTCACCACAATCGCAACGATACCAGAATGTATCCTTTCCACATGCAGGACACACACGATTACCGATTTCCACCCGAATCTGTCCGACCTTCCCGTTCATAGAAGACATGTAGCCTGCAGCAGCTTCCATTTTACGAGTATTTCCGGCAGAATCCCCTATGGGGAATAGGACATGTGGAGCCGGAGACATCTTCCTCTTGTCAGATTTTTCCGGACGCCCCATCCTTGCACCAATCCTCACTGGTGCACGTGGGCGCACTACCAATCCACTCACTTCGTTGACAGCTCCAACGGTGTCTGTGGATTCAACAGAATTCCATTTCTTAGTCAGATCCTTTTTCAGGCCCATACATCTGATAAAAGGCAGAGGATTATCGACGATAATCTTTCCGTCTGCAACTCTATGCAGGACAAGCAGATGCTCAAGAACTATCTTTATTCCATTTTCAATGCTTAAGTCAAATGGAAGTTCAAGGCTCGCAGCATCATTTGAAAGGATGCCATTTTCTGACACGAATGTCACAAGTCCGGTAAATTCGTCAACTGTGATATCATGCCATAGATACGTATATGCAGGGTGCAGAGGAACACTGTATTTGTCGCACAGCTCCATTGCAAGATCCTGAGAAGGTAATTCCAGCTCACTTTGAGAATATGATGCAGTTGTGACATGCTTCTCAAACTCCTGTATCCACCATTCAAAACAATATGATGACGGTACAAGAGGATGATTATTCTCAAGGAAATCACCATAATTTATCAATATTTCACCGATGTCCAGTATGCACTCTACTTCAGGATGAATCTGTATTGCATGTTCCTCATCGTCCACCCTTATGACATCACCGGACCTGAGTCGGACAGTAGGACCTTCTATGCTATCTACCGGCGCCATTCCGGCAGCTTTGCCAGGTCGCTCCACCTTAAGCTGGGTACCTGAAACGATAAAACTATCCATTATGTACATACTGGCAGGGCTTATACCAGCGGCTGCAAAGGATGTGTTTCTTGACCTGCCATACCTTAACCTGAAACCACCCGGTCGCATCGGATGAGAGAACACAGGCCTGCCTGCTATCAGATCACGCAGATATTTGTCTTTTGGTTTTACACCGACAAAACCACCATCATCGTCATCATCGCCACCCTTTGCCCCGGCTATGAGTGTGTTGAGCCAGTCCCACCCATCCATCTCGAGCTTGTTGACGTGTTTGAGAACCTTCGGAGCTTTCAGAGCCAGACCTTCTGCAAGTACAAGACACATACCACCACGTACCCTGTTTGTACCTATCCTGTCAAGGTTCCTATACCCTTCAACCTCTTCAGCTTCCGTGGGTTCCCCATCAATACATATGGGGCAGTTCTCCACGATAAGCCTTATTTCATCTTCCGAAGGAGTGTACTGTAAGGTTGCCACACGCCTGTAAAGCAGAATCTCCTCAACATACCTTTCAACCTCTTCCTTACGTGGCTTGTACCTGTCAATCCCAACCGCACGACGCACATAGTCACCCACAAGTACTGAAAGAGCCTGAGCAGTACCTCCGGCACTACGTATGGGACCAGAGTAAAATATCCTGATGAACTCGCTTCCATCATCATTTTTACCAAGAGTTACCTTATCTATTCCCTCTATTGGTGCAGCAACCACACCCTCTGTGAGCATTGCAACGGATACACGTATAGCAGCCTCTATTGAAGCTTCCTTGGATTCAAATTCCCCAACAACACCCTCGGCAACAGCTTTACCTATTGCAAGCGCACCCTCCTCACGAGACATAGTCTCTTCGTACTTGCGTATCTCCTCTGCAACACCTTTTACGCCAATGAGGTTTTCCACCCTGTCTGCAAGGTCTTTTGCAAGAGGTATCTCAATATGTGGTTTTGGATCCCTGCCTTTTGAGCGTGCGCTATTTGCAATATCGATCTCATTATGAAGCTTTGATTCAAGCTCCTCAAAATAATCCCTCATGGAATCGCTAACTACTATTTCACCCATTCAGAACAGCCCTTTATGATACGCACTTATGTATTTTTCACTAAAATTATTTTCCTGCAGAAGGTGTGGTGGGTCATTATTTAATATATTAAAATACAAATATCTATTATTTAAGCTTAGATTACAAACCTACGGAAGGATGTGGATGAAAAAACAAATTATTGTTCTAATATTAATTCTTACTGCGCTTATACCTGTTGCAAGTGCAGACGTTGTCAGCGACCTTGACATTAAGGTAAATGAATACAATGAGAATGCAGATAAGTTACCTTCTTTTCTTAAAAGCCTTCTGGGCAATGAAGTCATCAAACTCGTCATACTGACAAATGATGAGGAAGAAATATACATAAAAGCAATTACTGAAGATGCATACATAA
This window contains:
- the mmp10 gene encoding methyl coenzyme M reductase-arginine methyltransferase Mmp10 (Mmp10 (methanogenesis marker protein 10) is a cobalamin-requiring radical SAM methyltransferase that creates the methylarginine modification to methyl coenzyme M reductase.); the protein is MEIIADVGGNPGIDCKGFCTYCYFKKVKENPPFGCKYCFPFKKGCDYCTRGVREAYSGFKPGQNVFQELYQKLGMGAANIDKITISGGGDVSCYPDLMELVANLAQFGLPIHLGYTSGKGFSNGDEAEFFIEYGVTEVSFTVFATDPELRRKYMRDPEPEAALKVLRQFCQHCDVYAAIVLIPGVNDGDVLEKTLYDLEEMGAKGAILMRFANKTEEGLILNNAPVMEDIQTHSIDEFVQIVRDASSKHNLRITGTPLEDTLIGSPYAIRNEKEALGKLPEIRKDATILSSRASQERLQEIFTKLGSSVNVVAVDKDIGCLITIEDLKKLNLKDVKETIVIPGRAFVHDPEAVAALSRDGISRFVRRGPEMLTYDGEMSIGLSKEDVLEFEIEQITELIHAINAIGIPLKE
- a CDS encoding DNA polymerase II large subunit, whose translation is MGEIVVSDSMRDYFEELESKLHNEIDIANSARSKGRDPKPHIEIPLAKDLADRVENLIGVKGVAEEIRKYEETMSREEGALAIGKAVAEGVVGEFESKEASIEAAIRVSVAMLTEGVVAAPIEGIDKVTLGKNDDGSEFIRIFYSGPIRSAGGTAQALSVLVGDYVRRAVGIDRYKPRKEEVERYVEEILLYRRVATLQYTPSEDEIRLIVENCPICIDGEPTEAEEVEGYRNLDRIGTNRVRGGMCLVLAEGLALKAPKVLKHVNKLEMDGWDWLNTLIAGAKGGDDDDDGGFVGVKPKDKYLRDLIAGRPVFSHPMRPGGFRLRYGRSRNTSFAAAGISPASMYIMDSFIVSGTQLKVERPGKAAGMAPVDSIEGPTVRLRSGDVIRVDDEEHAIQIHPEVECILDIGEILINYGDFLENNHPLVPSSYCFEWWIQEFEKHVTTASYSQSELELPSQDLAMELCDKYSVPLHPAYTYLWHDITVDEFTGLVTFVSENGILSNDAASLELPFDLSIENGIKIVLEHLLVLHRVADGKIIVDNPLPFIRCMGLKKDLTKKWNSVESTDTVGAVNEVSGLVVRPRAPVRIGARMGRPEKSDKRKMSPAPHVLFPIGDSAGNTRKMEAAAGYMSSMNGKVGQIRVEIGNRVCPACGKDTFWYRCDCGEFTVPKLSCPRCGISVQKDLCPKCGSKTTCVKMQNIDFKEVYQAAFENLGERDTNIEVKGVKRMMSGTMTPEPLEKGILRAKHDLFTFKDGTVRYDMSDIPLTHIRADELSITVEKLKKLGYTEDIYGKPIETEDQVVCLKVQDLVVSYDCGEYLLRISKYIDDLLVKYYHEESYYNARTIDDLVGVMLMGLAPHTSAGVLGRLVGFTKASVGYAHPFFHAAKRRNCDGDEDCVMLLMDGLINFSRDYLPEKRGGKMDAPLVLTTRIDPSEVDKEAHNIDVCDHYPLAFYEATLNYTNPKELEGKIDLISRRLGTPEQYDHFMFTHSTNNIASGPLHSAYKTLGSMVEKMDAQLALADKIRAVDASNVAERVLISHFLPDMFGNLRAFSRQSTRCLKCAAKFRRPPLTGVCPKCGGSVILTVHEGSVKKYLEVSKKVAHDYNVSSYTKQRIEIIGLDMKSLFENDRSKQTGLMEFM